A single region of the Streptomyces vilmorinianum genome encodes:
- a CDS encoding HAD family hydrolase, translated as MSIRAVLWDIDDTIFDYSRADLTGMRDHLTAEGLVDGFDSVDQALCRWQELTTIHWRRFEAGGVDFQEQRRERVRDFLAAPRLTGAEADAWFERYIAHYEAAWELFPDAVPVLDMLASDYRHAVLSNSSIHNQDRKLRVLGVRDRFEAVVCAAELGVAKPAAEAFHAGCAALGLAPGEVVYVGDQPDIDARGAAEAGLTGVWLDRADAGGRPELTRITDLHQLPALLRRDTRFGAPDTFG; from the coding sequence ATGAGCATCCGCGCGGTCCTCTGGGACATCGACGACACGATCTTCGACTACTCCCGCGCGGACCTGACCGGCATGCGCGACCATCTCACCGCCGAGGGCCTGGTGGACGGATTCGACTCCGTCGACCAGGCCCTCTGCCGTTGGCAGGAGCTCACCACGATCCACTGGCGCCGCTTCGAGGCCGGCGGGGTGGACTTCCAGGAGCAGCGGCGCGAGCGCGTGCGGGACTTCCTCGCGGCGCCGCGGCTGACCGGCGCCGAGGCCGACGCCTGGTTCGAGCGGTACATCGCGCACTACGAGGCCGCCTGGGAGCTCTTCCCCGACGCCGTCCCCGTCCTCGACATGCTCGCGAGTGACTACCGTCACGCCGTCCTGTCGAACTCCAGCATCCACAACCAGGACCGCAAGCTGCGCGTGCTCGGTGTACGGGACCGCTTCGAGGCCGTCGTCTGCGCCGCCGAGCTCGGGGTCGCCAAGCCGGCCGCCGAGGCCTTCCACGCAGGCTGCGCCGCCCTCGGCCTGGCCCCGGGGGAGGTCGTGTACGTCGGCGACCAGCCGGACATCGACGCCCGCGGCGCCGCCGAGGCGGGGCTCACGGGGGTCTGGCTGGACCGGGCGGACGCCGGTGGACGGCCCGAACTGACCCGGATCACCGACCTCCACCAGCTCCCCGCGCTGCTGCGGCGGGATACCCGTTTTGGAGCGCCGGACACCTTCGGGTAA
- a CDS encoding ABC transporter permease has protein sequence MRRVRRTDRIRPSVFAWHDVLSESLAGMLQRPGRSALTALGTVLGVGTFVAILGLTATTSSQIDTRFNALSATEVTVEDVAHEQDEFAGPAFRADADARIERLNGVEHAGVYWSVRLAPDEPVRSSAVVGSDGAENAVDVVAASPGVFAAAGARLAEGRVYDAYASDRAAPVAVIGAGVADRLGITTLETHPAIFIGGRPFTVTGIVSGADRKADLLLSVVVPRTTAERVWGPPEGGGARMLVATRLGAAPQIAAEAAIALRPDHPEYFKVVPPPDPKALRGGVGDDLNQLFLLLAAICLVIGAVGIANTTLVAVLERTGEIGLRRALGARGRHITVQFLAESGALGALGGLVGTSLGVLTVVVVAVIRDWTPVIHPLTPAAAPAIGLATGVVAGLYPAWRAARIQPAEALRR, from the coding sequence GTGAGGCGCGTGCGACGTACGGACCGTATCCGGCCTTCCGTGTTCGCCTGGCACGACGTGCTCTCCGAGTCCCTCGCCGGAATGCTCCAACGCCCGGGGCGCTCCGCCCTGACCGCCCTCGGCACCGTCCTCGGCGTGGGCACGTTCGTGGCGATTCTCGGTCTGACGGCCACCACCTCCTCGCAGATCGACACGCGCTTCAACGCCCTGAGCGCGACCGAGGTGACCGTCGAGGACGTCGCCCACGAGCAGGACGAGTTCGCCGGACCCGCCTTCCGGGCGGACGCCGACGCACGGATCGAGCGGCTCAACGGCGTCGAGCACGCGGGGGTGTACTGGTCGGTGCGGCTGGCTCCCGACGAGCCCGTGCGCTCCTCCGCCGTCGTCGGGAGCGACGGCGCCGAGAACGCCGTCGACGTCGTGGCCGCCTCGCCCGGCGTGTTCGCCGCGGCGGGCGCCCGCCTCGCCGAGGGCAGGGTCTACGACGCCTACGCCTCCGACCGGGCGGCGCCGGTCGCCGTCATCGGCGCCGGAGTCGCCGACCGGCTCGGCATCACCACACTGGAGACCCACCCGGCGATCTTCATCGGCGGCCGGCCGTTCACCGTCACCGGCATCGTCTCCGGCGCGGACCGGAAGGCCGACCTGCTGCTGTCGGTCGTCGTCCCGCGCACCACGGCGGAACGCGTCTGGGGCCCGCCGGAGGGCGGCGGCGCGCGGATGCTGGTCGCCACCCGGCTCGGCGCGGCCCCGCAGATCGCCGCCGAGGCCGCGATCGCGCTGCGCCCCGACCACCCGGAGTACTTCAAGGTGGTGCCCCCGCCGGACCCCAAGGCGCTGCGGGGCGGGGTCGGCGACGACCTGAACCAGCTGTTCCTCCTCCTGGCGGCCATCTGCCTGGTGATCGGAGCCGTGGGCATCGCCAACACCACCCTGGTCGCCGTCCTGGAGCGCACCGGCGAGATCGGCCTGCGCCGGGCCCTGGGCGCGCGCGGACGCCACATCACCGTGCAGTTCCTCGCGGAGTCCGGCGCGCTCGGCGCCCTGGGCGGCCTCGTCGGCACGTCCTTGGGCGTCCTGACGGTGGTGGTGGTCGCCGTGATCCGCGACTGGACCCCGGTGATCCATCCGCTGACGCCCGCGGCCGCCCCCGCCATCGGCCTGGCGACGGGCGTCGTCGCGGGCCTCTACCCCGCGTGGCGCGCGGCCAGGATCCAGCCGGCGGAGGCACTGCGCCGCTGA